The following proteins are co-located in the Candidatus Accumulibacter cognatus genome:
- a CDS encoding divalent-cation tolerance protein CutA: protein MRSVTALLVLTNLPDRPAAEALANALVEARLAACVNILAPCRSVYRWQGAIEAAEEVPLLIKTSSERYAALETAIRSHHPYTLPEVIALPVVQGLPAYLAWVDSETRGPD, encoded by the coding sequence ATTCGCTCCGTGACCGCCCTGCTTGTCCTGACCAATCTGCCCGACCGACCTGCTGCCGAAGCCTTGGCGAACGCACTCGTCGAGGCGCGGCTGGCGGCCTGTGTGAATATTCTGGCACCGTGCCGATCAGTCTATCGCTGGCAGGGAGCCATCGAGGCGGCCGAAGAAGTGCCGCTACTGATCAAAACCAGCAGCGAACGTTACGCCGCACTTGAAACGGCGATTCGCAGCCACCACCCCTACACGCTGCCGGAAGTGATCGCATTGCCAGTGGTGCAGGGCCTGCCGGCATACCTCGCCTGGGTAGACAGCGAAACGCGCGGTCCCGACTGA
- a CDS encoding Hsp20/alpha crystallin family protein, with protein sequence MSDNSQVTKPSPSDEATLLPPVDVIEDASGITLYADMPGVPKDKLHLQVEADTLTIEGGIDLEMPGGIEASHAEVSLSRYRRVFTLSKELDPNKVSAEFRNGVLKLSIPKAEHAQPRKVEVRVS encoded by the coding sequence ATGTCCGACAACAGCCAAGTCACGAAACCGAGCCCCAGTGATGAAGCGACCCTGCTCCCCCCGGTCGACGTCATCGAGGACGCTTCGGGAATCACCCTGTATGCCGATATGCCTGGAGTGCCCAAGGACAAACTCCATCTGCAGGTGGAAGCCGACACCCTGACGATCGAAGGTGGGATCGATCTGGAAATGCCCGGCGGCATCGAAGCGAGTCACGCCGAAGTCAGCCTCTCTCGCTACCGGCGGGTATTCACCCTCTCCAAGGAACTCGACCCCAACAAGGTCAGCGCCGAGTTCAGGAACGGCGTGCTGAAGCTCTCGATCCCCAAAGCAGAGCACGCGCAGCCGCGCAAAGTCGAAGTCAGGGTGTCATAA
- a CDS encoding Hsp20/alpha crystallin family protein, with the protein MIYRSLFPRDVFAELDRLQREMQQGFRLSPSIRGIARGGFPAMNVGGTPQSVEIYAFAPGIDASGLDVQIEKGMLIIAGERQRQAPGADATVHIDERFEGRFRRVVTLPDDIDPNLVDAKYTDGVLRISIARKQSALPRRITIQ; encoded by the coding sequence ATGATCTATCGCTCTCTGTTTCCCCGCGACGTATTTGCGGAACTGGATCGGCTGCAGCGTGAGATGCAGCAGGGTTTTCGTCTTTCTCCGAGCATTCGCGGCATCGCCCGCGGCGGATTTCCGGCGATGAACGTCGGGGGCACACCACAATCCGTTGAAATCTATGCCTTCGCACCCGGCATCGACGCGTCCGGTCTCGACGTGCAGATCGAGAAAGGCATGCTCATCATTGCCGGCGAGCGCCAGCGGCAAGCTCCCGGCGCAGACGCCACGGTGCATATCGACGAGCGTTTCGAGGGCCGCTTCCGGCGCGTGGTGACGCTACCCGACGACATCGACCCCAACCTCGTCGACGCAAAGTACACCGACGGCGTGCTGCGCATCAGCATCGCCCGCAAGCAGTCTGCACTACCACGCCGGATTACCATTCAATAA